One window of Salegentibacter sp. Hel_I_6 genomic DNA carries:
- the ccoS gene encoding cbb3-type cytochrome oxidase assembly protein CcoS, protein MNIIYLLLALSVLVAIIFFIAFIFSVKKGQYDDVYTPSVRMLFDDELVKSKSDKSNSNKNKKSN, encoded by the coding sequence ATGAACATCATTTATCTCTTACTTGCTTTAAGTGTTCTGGTAGCTATAATCTTCTTTATTGCCTTTATTTTTTCAGTAAAAAAAGGTCAGTATGACGATGTTTATACTCCATCGGTGAGGATGCTCTTTGATGATGAATTAGTTAAATCAAAATCCGATAAATCCAATTCCAACAAAAACAAGAAATCTAACTAA